A window from Leptothermofonsia sichuanensis E412 encodes these proteins:
- the acs gene encoding acetate--CoA ligase — protein MSQSTIESILQENRLFHPSPAFVEKARIKSLDEYKQLYEKAKADPQRFWADLAEQELHWFQKWDTVLDWQPPFAQWFVNGKINISYNCLDRHLTNGRRDKPALIWEGEPGDSRCLTYAQLHQEVCQFANGLKQLGIKKGDRVGIYMPMIPEAAIAMLACARIGAPHSVVFGGFSAEALRDRLIDAEAKLVITADGGWRKDAIVPLKDQVDKALADNAAPSVQNVLVVKRTAQNIHMEPGRDHWWHDLQAGVSADCPAEPMDSEDMLFILYTSGSTGKPKGVVHTTGGYNLYTHMTTQWIFDLRDEDVYWCTADVGWITGHSYIVYGPLSNGATTLMYEGAPRASNPGCFWDVIQKYRVSIFYTAPTAIRTFIKMGEQLPKARDLSSLRLLGTVGEPINPEAWMWYHRVIGGERCPIVDTWWQTETGGIMITALPGAIPTKPGSATLPFPGVLADVVDLDGNPVKPNEGGYLAITYPWPSMLRTVYGDPDRFRRTYWEHIPPKDGHYLYFAGDGARKDEDGYFWVMGRVDDVINVAGHRLGTMEVESALVSHPAVAEAAVVGKPDEVKGQEIVAFVTLEGTYSPSDELLKELKQHVVQEIGAIARPGEIRFADALPKTRSGKIMRRLLRSLAAGEEVSGDVSTLEDRSVLEKLRQRGG, from the coding sequence ATGTCACAGTCTACGATTGAATCCATTCTTCAGGAAAATCGCTTATTTCATCCATCACCAGCGTTTGTAGAAAAAGCACGGATTAAAAGCCTGGATGAATATAAACAACTGTATGAAAAGGCAAAGGCTGACCCACAAAGGTTTTGGGCAGACCTGGCGGAGCAGGAACTGCACTGGTTTCAGAAGTGGGACACTGTTCTGGATTGGCAACCACCCTTTGCTCAATGGTTTGTCAACGGCAAGATCAATATTTCTTACAATTGCCTGGATCGGCACCTGACCAATGGTCGGCGGGATAAGCCTGCCCTGATCTGGGAAGGAGAACCAGGGGATTCGCGCTGCCTCACCTATGCTCAACTGCATCAGGAAGTCTGCCAGTTTGCCAATGGGCTGAAACAACTGGGGATCAAGAAGGGCGATCGCGTGGGCATTTATATGCCGATGATCCCGGAGGCCGCGATCGCCATGCTTGCCTGTGCCCGCATCGGTGCGCCCCATTCGGTTGTGTTTGGCGGGTTCAGTGCAGAAGCCCTGCGCGATCGTCTGATTGATGCCGAAGCAAAACTGGTGATTACTGCTGATGGAGGCTGGCGTAAGGATGCGATTGTTCCCCTTAAGGATCAGGTAGACAAGGCCCTGGCAGATAACGCCGCTCCCAGTGTCCAGAACGTGCTGGTAGTCAAACGTACAGCCCAAAATATCCATATGGAGCCAGGGCGAGATCACTGGTGGCACGACCTGCAAGCAGGTGTTTCCGCCGACTGTCCCGCGGAGCCAATGGACAGTGAAGATATGCTATTCATCCTCTATACGTCTGGGAGCACAGGCAAACCCAAAGGGGTTGTTCACACCACAGGTGGCTACAATCTCTACACCCATATGACCACCCAGTGGATTTTTGACCTGCGCGATGAAGATGTCTACTGGTGCACCGCGGACGTGGGTTGGATTACGGGTCACAGTTATATTGTCTACGGTCCTCTGTCCAATGGGGCAACGACACTCATGTACGAAGGTGCCCCCCGTGCCTCGAACCCGGGCTGCTTCTGGGATGTTATTCAGAAATACCGCGTCAGCATTTTCTACACTGCGCCCACGGCAATTCGTACCTTCATCAAAATGGGCGAACAACTGCCCAAAGCCCGTGACCTCTCTTCCCTCCGACTGTTAGGTACCGTAGGAGAACCGATTAACCCGGAAGCCTGGATGTGGTACCACAGGGTGATTGGGGGTGAGCGCTGTCCCATTGTGGATACCTGGTGGCAAACCGAGACCGGGGGCATTATGATTACGGCCCTTCCCGGTGCAATTCCAACCAAGCCCGGGTCGGCAACCCTGCCTTTTCCAGGTGTCCTGGCAGATGTTGTCGATCTGGATGGCAACCCGGTTAAACCCAATGAAGGGGGTTATCTGGCAATTACCTATCCCTGGCCCAGTATGCTGCGGACTGTCTATGGCGATCCAGATCGCTTCCGCCGCACCTACTGGGAGCACATTCCACCCAAAGATGGGCATTACCTCTACTTCGCTGGCGATGGTGCGCGTAAGGACGAAGATGGCTACTTCTGGGTCATGGGGCGGGTTGATGATGTCATCAACGTTGCCGGACACCGTCTGGGGACGATGGAAGTAGAATCCGCTCTGGTATCTCACCCGGCGGTAGCAGAAGCGGCTGTAGTCGGTAAACCTGATGAGGTGAAGGGACAGGAAATTGTCGCATTTGTCACCCTGGAGGGAACCTACAGTCCCAGCGATGAACTGCTGAAGGAACTAAAGCAGCACGTCGTGCAGGAGATTGGCGCGATCGCCCGTCCGGGAGAAATTCGCTTTGCCGATGCCCTGCCCAAGACGCGATCAGGCAAAATCATGCGGCGGCTGTTGCGCTCTCTGGCTGCTGGCGAAGAAGTCTCTGGGGATGTCTCCACGCTGGAAGACCGCAGCGTACTGGAAAAACTACGCCAGCGTGGGGGCTGA
- a CDS encoding glutathione S-transferase family protein, with translation MLKLYGGARSRASIVRWYLEELGLPYEFVMLDMAAGEHRQPPFTEINPVGKVPAIVDGDFKLWESGAILLYLAEKYGSPALSLEQRAILNQWILYANATLGPGVFMEASRATETPRHMTMLNELFSRQPFVLGDEFSVADVAVGAMLGYIPIMLKLDLSDYPAVVDYIQRMAQRPAYQTAIGGR, from the coding sequence GTGCTGAAGCTATATGGAGGTGCCCGCAGTCGTGCGTCGATTGTCCGGTGGTATCTGGAGGAGTTGGGTTTGCCTTATGAGTTTGTCATGCTAGATATGGCAGCAGGGGAGCATCGCCAGCCGCCCTTTACTGAAATCAATCCGGTGGGTAAAGTTCCGGCGATCGTCGATGGAGATTTCAAATTATGGGAGTCTGGTGCCATTCTGCTGTATCTGGCTGAGAAGTATGGCAGTCCCGCCCTTTCGCTGGAGCAGCGAGCGATTCTGAACCAGTGGATTCTGTATGCCAACGCTACCCTGGGACCGGGTGTATTCATGGAAGCCAGCCGTGCCACCGAAACCCCCCGCCATATGACGATGCTGAATGAGTTATTCAGCCGTCAGCCGTTTGTCCTGGGAGATGAGTTTAGCGTGGCAGATGTGGCAGTGGGGGCAATGCTGGGATACATCCCGATTATGTTGAAACTTGACCTGAGTGACTATCCGGCGGTGGTAGATTACATCCAGCGGATGGCTCAACGCCCGGCCTATCAGACGGCGATCGGCGGACGTTGA
- a CDS encoding AAA family ATPase, producing the protein MAIDFQTFFAACTPDRALNLAKPEDRQFYIDFSSVRSAKVIQRLEKTIVLLSDQTPMTCQLFTGHIGCGKSTELFRLKAGLEAQGFYVVYFECTEDLDLNNVDVTDVLLAIARQVSEKLEQDRVSLAQPQGFRNLLQNAVNFLQTPIDEFEVAAGGFKAGANQEGEFKFSLPVGIASVTAKAQKDKNLRDRLRQYLAPRTNSLLSLINEELLIPATAALQAQGKKGLVVIVDNLDRVGAQLNAAKRPQNEYLFIEQGVELRRLACHLVYTVPLVLLFTNDREQMVNRLGGGLEPTVLPMVPVQTRDGQVYEAGMRLMRQMVLSRAFPTLTAEERLERIHEVFEDAASLDRLCFISGGHVRKLMTLLYSCLQDEDPPVSRDTLEGIIRSYRDSLLNTVDDSEWKLIVQVVRHQTVMGEEQFKILLPSSFFYEYRDNEGHWFGLNPVLAETRQFREWQERV; encoded by the coding sequence ATGGCAATCGATTTCCAGACATTTTTTGCGGCCTGCACTCCGGACCGGGCATTGAATCTGGCAAAACCAGAAGATCGCCAGTTCTACATTGACTTCTCTTCGGTCAGAAGTGCGAAGGTGATTCAGCGCCTGGAAAAAACAATTGTTCTATTGTCTGACCAGACACCGATGACCTGCCAGTTGTTTACCGGACATATTGGTTGTGGGAAATCGACTGAGTTATTTCGGCTCAAGGCCGGGCTGGAAGCACAGGGTTTTTATGTGGTCTATTTTGAATGCACAGAAGACCTGGATCTGAATAATGTGGATGTGACCGATGTGCTGCTGGCGATCGCCCGTCAGGTGAGTGAAAAGCTAGAGCAGGATCGAGTTTCCCTGGCGCAACCTCAGGGCTTCCGCAACCTGTTACAGAATGCGGTTAATTTTCTGCAAACCCCGATTGATGAATTTGAAGTGGCCGCAGGTGGTTTCAAAGCCGGTGCCAACCAGGAGGGAGAATTTAAGTTTTCCCTGCCCGTGGGCATTGCCAGTGTCACCGCCAAAGCCCAGAAGGATAAGAACCTGCGCGATCGCCTGCGGCAATACCTGGCACCCCGCACCAATAGCCTTCTGAGTCTGATTAATGAAGAACTGTTAATTCCTGCCACGGCTGCCCTTCAGGCGCAGGGAAAGAAAGGGCTGGTAGTGATTGTGGATAATCTGGATCGGGTCGGAGCACAGTTGAATGCGGCCAAACGTCCCCAAAATGAATACCTATTCATTGAGCAGGGAGTGGAGTTACGGAGGCTTGCCTGCCACCTGGTTTACACTGTCCCCCTGGTCCTGCTGTTTACCAATGATCGGGAACAGATGGTCAATCGCCTGGGCGGTGGCCTGGAGCCAACCGTACTGCCAATGGTACCAGTTCAAACCCGTGATGGGCAGGTGTATGAAGCAGGAATGCGGCTGATGCGCCAGATGGTTTTGAGTCGAGCATTTCCAACGCTGACAGCAGAGGAACGCCTGGAACGCATCCACGAAGTATTTGAGGATGCCGCCTCCCTGGATCGACTCTGCTTCATCAGTGGGGGGCATGTCAGAAAATTGATGACCCTGCTCTACTCCTGTTTGCAAGATGAAGACCCACCCGTGTCTCGCGATACCCTGGAAGGTATCATTCGCAGCTACCGCGATTCATTATTGAATACCGTGGATGACAGTGAATGGAAACTGATTGTCCAGGTGGTTCGCCATCAAACGGTGATGGGCGAAGAACAGTTCAAAATCCTGTTGCCCAGTTCATTTTTCTATGAATACCGGGACAATGAAGGGCACTGGTTTGGCTTGAATCCGGTGCTGGCAGAAACCCGGCAGTTCAGGGAGTGGCAGGAGCGGGTGTGA
- the glmU gene encoding bifunctional UDP-N-acetylglucosamine diphosphorylase/glucosamine-1-phosphate N-acetyltransferase GlmU, with protein sequence MVAVAILAAGKGTRMKSDLPKVLHPMGGRSLIEWVLQSLAPIQPMRRLVIVGYRQALVREALSSLDGNNGLPPLEFVEQTEQLGTGHAVQQLLPHLEGFQGDLLILNGDVPLLRSETLQRLIQTHQDHHNAATILTAQIPNPKGYGRVFCNGQNVLQQIVEDRDCTPAQKQNHRINAGVYCFRWSDLAKILPRLTADNDQNEYYLTDAVNFLDPVMVVDVEDYQEILGINDRKQLAVAYDILQTRIKNYWMTAGVTLIDPNSTTIDDRVQLEPDVVIEPQTHLRGETLIKTGSRIGPGSLIENGQIGRNVTVLYSVITNSSVADGTRVGPYAHLNRQAHVGSGCRIGNFVELKNSTLGDKTNVAHLSYIGDASLGSQVNIGGGTITANYDGVKKHRTNIGDRTKTGVNNSLVAPLTIGADVIIGAGSTITEDLPDDCLAIARARQVVKPERGVQSKLKLMAEKKADG encoded by the coding sequence ATGGTAGCGGTTGCAATTTTAGCGGCTGGGAAAGGAACCCGGATGAAATCTGACTTGCCCAAAGTTTTGCATCCAATGGGGGGGCGATCGCTGATCGAATGGGTTCTCCAAAGTCTGGCACCAATTCAGCCTATGCGGCGATTGGTCATTGTGGGTTATCGGCAAGCACTGGTCAGAGAAGCCCTGTCTTCTCTAGATGGGAACAATGGACTCCCTCCCCTGGAGTTTGTTGAGCAAACTGAGCAACTGGGGACTGGCCATGCTGTACAACAATTACTCCCCCATCTGGAGGGCTTTCAGGGCGACCTGCTGATTTTGAATGGGGATGTGCCCCTGTTGCGCTCTGAGACCCTGCAACGCCTGATCCAGACCCATCAGGACCATCACAACGCAGCGACGATTTTGACAGCCCAGATCCCCAATCCTAAAGGCTATGGACGGGTTTTTTGCAATGGTCAAAATGTCTTACAACAAATTGTTGAAGACCGGGATTGCACGCCAGCTCAAAAGCAAAATCACCGGATTAATGCCGGCGTCTACTGTTTCCGCTGGAGCGATCTGGCAAAAATATTGCCCAGGCTCACCGCTGACAATGACCAGAATGAATATTATTTGACTGATGCAGTCAACTTTCTTGATCCAGTTATGGTCGTCGATGTTGAAGATTACCAGGAGATTTTGGGGATCAATGATCGCAAACAACTGGCAGTCGCCTATGACATCCTCCAGACCCGGATTAAGAACTATTGGATGACCGCCGGGGTGACGTTAATTGACCCCAACAGCACCACAATTGACGATAGGGTTCAGTTGGAACCGGATGTGGTCATAGAACCCCAAACCCACCTCCGGGGCGAAACCCTGATTAAGACGGGTAGCCGGATTGGTCCCGGTTCATTGATTGAAAATGGTCAGATTGGTAGAAATGTTACTGTCCTGTATTCTGTGATTACGAACAGTTCTGTCGCAGATGGAACGCGGGTGGGTCCCTATGCCCATCTGAACCGACAGGCCCATGTCGGCAGTGGTTGCCGGATTGGCAATTTTGTCGAACTGAAAAACTCAACATTGGGAGACAAAACCAATGTGGCACACCTGTCTTACATTGGCGATGCCAGTCTGGGGAGTCAGGTCAACATCGGTGGTGGCACCATTACGGCGAACTATGACGGAGTTAAGAAGCATCGCACCAACATTGGCGATCGCACTAAAACGGGCGTCAATAATTCCCTCGTCGCACCTCTGACCATTGGTGCAGATGTGATTATTGGGGCTGGCTCAACCATTACCGAAGATTTACCCGATGACTGTCTGGCGATCGCCCGTGCCCGTCAGGTCGTCAAGCCAGAACGGGGCGTCCAGTCAAAGCTGAAATTGATGGCAGAGAAAAAAGCTGACGGCTGA
- a CDS encoding NACHT and WD repeat domain-containing protein yields the protein MTDSHSLEEHSHNERSLKRLARSIELSAGRFSLNLVRCNYLRLQAEMQQLLCDRCSLSIQHLVLKDADCQLYRAGRNLLEFRHHLEQELPQALMISGFESVIALDELLVSTNQVRDDFKKYFPFPLVLWVNDEVLKKLMRLAPDFYSWASVPIDFTISTAGLIELLQQETDARFTEALEIGAGRFPRSSAHYPGSKSSSHWQLRTALKELGDRSEDPNPALKASLDFVLGQDAYASNQMDLAYQHYEQSRVFWQTELDQFQAAEAGTAAGMQAGQRRARSSRSITPALCVERLGCVLFYLGLWWRRKSVLSRASFDTACDQAQAHYQQCIDVWRRGKRLDLCAKFINALGEVLQRKLLQKGLSTTERLAIAKQLEIVARSAIKLHISHPDTIRLAYSYGLLAEVALAKQHFHQASVLAEKALQTNTLPADLSPESQRQYAERGWAQRHYQSLYRLLLAQAQSQVTSSQTAIQILEVAKGECNHAYDPLLYTRILETLRDLYFKQGEYLAAFKAKQEQRSIEQQYRLRAFIGAVRVQPERQVMNPGLVPVESPDGTEAGHSLSERWLEPRGKVAEEIVASGRERDIENLIRRLSENRYPLTIIHGPSGVGKSSILSAGLVPALQENPSGDRRVLPILHRVYGTDWVKDLSKCMAAALSEQGLREEAAKLDGVTAIQPLIEQLRENTDRLSLLTVLIFDQLEEFFFTHPKPGDRQPFYQFLRECLSLSFVKVVLALREDFLFYLLELSQLDLGELTDDILSRDKRYPLGNFTPANARLIIERLVQRSQFHLDPDLIEQVVKDLSTELGTVRPIELQIVGAQLQDSNITSLQAYQSLGRLPKGKLVEQFLEQVVKDCGHDNEHTATSVLFLLTDEKGVRPLKTLPELIVNLKELGLPANETQLQLILDILVGSGLVLDIPEIPIERYQLAHDYLTALVQSKGKPVVDHLIDILKSNRLIQASRKRNRKVLLGLAVGLGVPLVGFAFLAFNALIQVAIADTRASITRSTSQLRANEQLEALASSVETGIQLNHQGLLGPWIPDLIKAMALGNLLETTYSVRERDRLVGHRAHVNSVSYNSKTRLIASASDDNSVILWNLNGRLVKRLEGHTNRVNSVSIHPSGLQLASASDDGTVRLWTLTDWTATDWSSTNSSATDRAPRVLGRVLEVSGSWVSSVAYSPDGKILASASDDGIIKLWNTQTGQVLNTWKGHGNRVRSLSFAPKGEQLASASWDGTVRLWSRDGTELKRVGKEGDPKVTSVRFSPDGQFIATGSWDNRVKVWRVADDSDQPQVFTGHTDRVTGIDFSPDGKTLISTSDDGTVRLWDLQNGAEIQVLKIPNVTSVIFLDHETLATGGGDRLVRFWKLNGVPATTFQEETPISSFSFSPDGRWIASTSRKMVSVVGELGSSGEADLEHCSLNSGKASITGESITHREEISGHIKLRHLDGHQKRVFAATGDFERVKFSPSGQVLVSLETFSTSDAIFPNGSILAGFEPSSKPDPIASRIRLWDLNGKELKHHPLQGRAADISFSPDGKTIAIANNKCAAMRGNIHLWDIEHDTFKSISAHNDRITSISYSRDGMLASGSEDSTIKLWTRAGKPLRQLKGHTNMINSLSFSPDGKTLASASADGTVKLWTLEGRDLITFTGHPGAVMSVNFSPNGRLVITGGEDGTIKIWHVSSGELLATLRGNANWLSSIGFSPNGKLIAAASNDHTISLWQFELNYLLKQGCSWIENYLRTNQNLKDNTLCTPS from the coding sequence ATGACTGACTCCCATTCCCTAGAGGAGCATTCCCATAACGAGCGATCGCTGAAGCGATTGGCCCGGTCGATTGAGTTGTCGGCAGGGCGCTTTTCACTGAATCTGGTGCGCTGCAATTACCTCAGGTTGCAGGCGGAAATGCAGCAGCTTTTGTGCGATCGCTGTTCTCTTTCCATTCAACACCTCGTATTGAAAGACGCTGACTGTCAACTTTATCGGGCAGGCAGGAATCTTCTGGAATTCAGGCATCACCTGGAGCAGGAACTGCCTCAGGCATTGATGATCTCCGGGTTTGAGTCGGTCATTGCCCTGGATGAGTTGCTGGTTTCTACAAACCAGGTGCGGGACGATTTCAAAAAGTATTTTCCGTTTCCGCTGGTGTTGTGGGTCAACGATGAGGTGCTGAAAAAATTAATGCGCCTGGCACCTGACTTTTACAGTTGGGCAAGTGTGCCAATTGATTTCACCATTTCAACCGCAGGATTGATAGAGTTGCTCCAGCAGGAAACCGACGCCCGGTTCACGGAGGCCCTGGAAATTGGAGCAGGTCGATTTCCGCGCAGTTCTGCCCACTATCCAGGCAGCAAAAGCTCCTCCCACTGGCAATTGAGGACTGCCCTGAAGGAACTGGGCGATCGCAGCGAGGACCCAAATCCGGCGCTAAAAGCCAGTCTGGACTTCGTTCTGGGTCAGGATGCCTATGCCAGCAATCAGATGGACCTGGCCTATCAGCATTACGAACAAAGCCGGGTTTTCTGGCAAACCGAGTTAGACCAGTTCCAGGCAGCAGAAGCCGGGACCGCCGCTGGAATGCAAGCCGGGCAACGGCGAGCGCGATCGTCCCGGTCAATCACCCCAGCCCTCTGTGTTGAACGGTTGGGCTGTGTCCTGTTCTACCTGGGGCTGTGGTGGCGTCGGAAGTCTGTTTTAAGCCGCGCCAGTTTTGACACCGCCTGTGACCAGGCACAAGCCCACTATCAGCAATGTATTGATGTCTGGCGTCGGGGAAAACGGCTGGACCTGTGTGCAAAATTCATCAATGCGCTGGGTGAGGTATTGCAGCGAAAACTGCTCCAGAAAGGATTATCCACTACCGAACGTCTGGCAATTGCAAAGCAGTTAGAAATTGTCGCCCGTTCAGCGATCAAACTCCATATCTCCCATCCCGACACGATCCGGCTGGCATACAGCTATGGTCTACTGGCTGAAGTGGCCCTGGCAAAGCAACATTTCCATCAAGCCAGCGTGCTGGCAGAAAAAGCGCTGCAAACCAACACTCTACCAGCTGACCTGTCTCCAGAATCTCAGCGCCAGTATGCCGAGCGGGGTTGGGCACAACGCCATTATCAGAGTCTCTATCGGCTGTTGCTGGCTCAGGCACAGTCCCAGGTGACTTCCAGTCAAACAGCGATTCAAATCCTGGAAGTGGCAAAGGGCGAGTGTAACCATGCCTATGACCCATTACTCTATACCCGAATTTTAGAAACCCTGCGTGACCTCTACTTCAAGCAGGGCGAGTATCTGGCAGCGTTTAAGGCCAAGCAAGAGCAGCGTTCAATCGAGCAGCAATATCGACTGCGGGCGTTTATTGGAGCTGTGCGAGTGCAACCAGAACGGCAGGTGATGAATCCTGGTCTGGTGCCAGTGGAGTCCCCAGATGGAACTGAAGCGGGGCATTCACTATCTGAACGATGGCTTGAACCCAGGGGAAAAGTTGCCGAAGAAATTGTGGCATCGGGTCGCGAGCGAGATATTGAGAACCTGATCCGGAGACTGAGTGAAAATCGCTATCCCCTCACGATTATTCATGGTCCATCGGGGGTGGGAAAAAGTTCTATTCTCAGCGCCGGTCTGGTTCCGGCCCTGCAAGAAAATCCAAGTGGCGATCGCCGGGTGCTACCCATTCTCCATCGAGTTTATGGCACTGACTGGGTCAAAGACCTGAGCAAATGTATGGCAGCAGCCCTGAGCGAACAGGGATTAAGGGAAGAGGCGGCAAAACTCGATGGGGTGACTGCCATTCAACCCCTGATTGAGCAACTGAGGGAAAACACCGATCGCCTCAGCCTGCTGACGGTCCTGATTTTTGATCAGTTGGAAGAGTTTTTCTTTACCCATCCCAAACCCGGCGATCGCCAACCCTTTTACCAGTTTTTGCGGGAATGCCTGAGTCTTTCCTTTGTCAAAGTTGTACTGGCACTGCGAGAAGATTTTCTATTCTACCTGCTGGAACTCAGCCAGCTTGATTTGGGGGAACTGACCGACGACATTCTCAGCCGCGACAAACGCTATCCTCTCGGTAACTTTACCCCAGCCAATGCCAGACTCATCATCGAGCGACTGGTGCAGCGCTCCCAGTTTCACCTGGACCCGGACTTAATTGAACAGGTCGTCAAGGATCTATCTACCGAATTGGGCACCGTCCGCCCGATTGAACTTCAGATTGTTGGAGCACAACTGCAAGATAGCAACATCACCAGCCTGCAAGCCTATCAGTCCCTTGGACGCTTGCCCAAGGGAAAGCTAGTGGAGCAATTTCTGGAACAGGTCGTGAAAGACTGCGGCCACGACAATGAGCATACGGCGACTTCTGTTCTGTTCTTGCTGACCGATGAAAAGGGTGTTCGTCCCCTTAAAACCCTGCCCGAACTGATTGTTAACCTGAAGGAGTTGGGATTACCTGCCAACGAAACCCAACTGCAACTCATTTTAGATATTCTGGTTGGGTCCGGTCTGGTGTTAGATATTCCGGAGATTCCGATTGAACGGTATCAACTGGCCCATGATTATCTCACAGCCCTGGTGCAGTCGAAAGGCAAGCCAGTGGTTGATCATCTGATAGACATACTCAAAAGTAATCGGCTCATCCAGGCATCCAGAAAACGAAATCGTAAAGTGCTGCTGGGGCTGGCTGTGGGATTGGGGGTGCCTCTGGTGGGGTTTGCGTTTCTGGCGTTTAATGCGCTGATTCAGGTGGCGATCGCCGACACCAGAGCATCCATTACCCGTTCCACCTCCCAACTGCGGGCAAATGAACAACTGGAAGCCTTAGCCAGCAGCGTTGAGACTGGGATTCAACTCAATCACCAGGGCTTATTAGGGCCGTGGATTCCAGACCTGATCAAAGCAATGGCATTGGGAAATTTGCTGGAAACCACCTACAGTGTGCGTGAACGCGATCGCCTGGTAGGGCACCGCGCCCATGTCAACAGTGTGAGCTATAACTCCAAAACCCGATTGATTGCCTCCGCCAGTGACGATAACAGCGTGATTCTGTGGAATTTGAACGGCAGGCTGGTGAAGCGCCTGGAAGGGCACACCAATCGAGTCAACAGTGTGAGCATCCACCCCAGTGGGTTGCAGCTAGCCTCAGCCAGTGACGATGGTACAGTCAGACTCTGGACATTGACAGACTGGACTGCAACGGACTGGTCTTCAACAAACTCGTCTGCAACGGACAGAGCGCCCAGAGTTCTGGGCAGAGTTCTGGAAGTTTCTGGTTCCTGGGTGTCCAGTGTGGCCTACAGTCCAGACGGTAAGATCCTGGCATCTGCCAGTGATGATGGCATCATCAAACTCTGGAACACCCAGACAGGTCAGGTATTGAACACCTGGAAAGGGCATGGCAACCGGGTCCGTTCCCTCAGCTTTGCCCCCAAAGGAGAACAACTTGCCAGCGCCAGTTGGGATGGTACAGTCAGACTGTGGAGCCGGGATGGTACCGAACTGAAACGGGTGGGCAAAGAGGGGGATCCCAAGGTGACCAGCGTTCGCTTTAGCCCGGATGGTCAATTCATTGCCACGGGCAGTTGGGATAACCGGGTGAAAGTCTGGCGGGTTGCAGATGACTCAGACCAGCCCCAGGTGTTCACAGGGCATACGGATCGGGTGACGGGCATTGACTTTAGCCCAGATGGCAAGACCCTGATTTCCACCAGTGATGATGGGACTGTCCGGTTATGGGATCTCCAGAATGGCGCTGAAATTCAGGTACTGAAAATTCCCAATGTTACAAGTGTTATCTTTCTGGACCATGAGACCCTGGCTACAGGGGGGGGCGATCGCCTGGTCAGATTCTGGAAATTGAATGGGGTACCTGCCACAACGTTTCAGGAAGAAACGCCGATTTCCAGCTTCAGTTTCAGCCCCGATGGCAGGTGGATTGCCAGCACCAGTCGAAAAATGGTTTCTGTAGTTGGTGAACTGGGTAGCTCTGGAGAGGCCGATCTTGAACATTGTTCTTTGAACAGTGGAAAAGCGAGTATTACTGGGGAGTCAATCACCCATCGAGAAGAAATCTCCGGGCACATAAAACTGCGCCATCTGGATGGCCATCAAAAGCGAGTGTTTGCGGCAACAGGTGATTTTGAGCGGGTTAAATTCAGCCCCAGCGGGCAGGTTCTGGTCAGTCTTGAAACATTCAGCACATCCGACGCTATCTTTCCTAACGGCTCTATTCTGGCTGGCTTTGAACCATCCAGTAAGCCAGACCCGATTGCTTCCCGCATCCGGCTCTGGGATCTGAACGGGAAAGAATTGAAACATCACCCATTGCAGGGACGGGCAGCCGACATCAGTTTCAGTCCCGATGGAAAAACGATTGCGATCGCCAACAACAAATGCGCCGCAATGCGTGGCAATATTCACCTGTGGGACATTGAGCACGATACCTTCAAAAGCATCAGTGCTCACAACGACAGAATCACCAGTATCAGCTATAGCCGCGACGGTATGCTTGCATCAGGTAGTGAAGACTCAACGATCAAACTCTGGACCCGGGCAGGTAAACCCCTGCGCCAATTGAAAGGACACACCAATATGATCAACAGCCTCAGCTTTAGCCCAGATGGTAAAACACTTGCTTCTGCCAGTGCTGATGGCACGGTTAAACTCTGGACTTTAGAGGGACGGGATCTCATTACCTTCACTGGTCATCCCGGAGCCGTCATGAGTGTAAACTTCAGTCCCAACGGAAGATTAGTCATTACTGGAGGAGAGGACGGAACTATCAAAATCTGGCATGTTAGCAGTGGTGAACTGTTAGCCACCCTCAGAGGAAACGCCAACTGGCTCAGTAGCATCGGTTTCAGTCCCAATGGAAAACTGATTGCTGCTGCCAGCAATGACCATACTATTAGCCTGTGGCAATTTGAACTGAACTATTTGCTCAAACAAGGATGTTCCTGGATTGAAAATTATCTAAGAACCAACCAGAACTTAAAAGACAACACTCTCTGCACCCCATCATAA